One Turneriella parva DSM 21527 genomic region harbors:
- the hisS gene encoding histidine--tRNA ligase, translating into MAQLSTQPYKGTRDFFPEDMRFREAMFSVMHRVVRSYGFDQIDAPIVEPVDLYLAKTSEEIVGQQIYSFKDRGDRLVAIRPEMTPTVARMVAQRFQQTPKPIRWYSIPNVWRYEQPGKGRLREHWQLNCDIFGAASEQLADLELLQLAVDLLRGYGASDAHFKIYLSHRAILNGVLGDELQLPQDKWANVARMMDKRAKVKPEAYAAMLEAEGVSAGQRANLDLFLNDKIDYLKARPQLGGASYIVELMQALENLGLGNYIEYDPAVVRGFDYYTGMVFEVFDTHPENRRSLFGGGRYNNLVGAFGKETLNAVGFGMGDVTLEDFLRTHRLLNDQPRQVELYIALLDEKLAAHALKLASQLRQRGKTCEVSLGAAKLGKQIQEAEKKQIARVIILGEDEVASSVYSVKTLATGEQQKLTLEQI; encoded by the coding sequence ATGGCACAGCTCTCGACACAACCCTATAAGGGCACGCGTGACTTTTTTCCCGAAGACATGCGCTTTCGTGAAGCGATGTTTTCAGTCATGCACCGGGTGGTGCGGTCGTATGGTTTTGACCAGATTGACGCTCCGATCGTCGAACCAGTCGATCTGTATCTCGCCAAAACCTCAGAAGAAATTGTCGGCCAGCAGATTTATTCGTTCAAAGACCGCGGCGACCGCCTCGTGGCAATTCGACCCGAGATGACACCGACGGTCGCGCGAATGGTGGCGCAGCGTTTTCAGCAAACGCCAAAGCCGATACGCTGGTATTCGATACCCAACGTCTGGCGTTACGAGCAGCCGGGCAAAGGTCGCCTCAGGGAGCACTGGCAGCTGAATTGCGATATCTTCGGTGCAGCATCAGAACAACTTGCCGATCTTGAGCTGTTGCAGCTCGCGGTCGATTTGCTGCGCGGCTACGGCGCAAGCGACGCGCACTTTAAAATCTATCTCTCACACCGCGCCATCTTGAATGGCGTGCTGGGCGATGAACTGCAGCTGCCGCAAGATAAATGGGCGAACGTCGCGCGCATGATGGATAAGCGCGCTAAAGTGAAGCCCGAAGCATACGCCGCGATGCTTGAAGCTGAGGGCGTCTCGGCGGGGCAGAGGGCAAATCTCGACCTTTTTCTGAATGACAAAATCGATTACCTGAAAGCCAGGCCGCAACTGGGTGGCGCGTCTTACATCGTTGAACTCATGCAGGCGTTGGAGAATCTTGGTCTCGGCAATTACATTGAATACGACCCTGCGGTTGTGCGCGGCTTTGACTATTATACCGGTATGGTTTTCGAGGTGTTCGATACGCACCCTGAAAACCGCAGGTCGCTTTTCGGTGGCGGTCGCTACAACAATCTTGTCGGCGCATTCGGCAAAGAGACGCTGAACGCGGTCGGCTTCGGAATGGGCGATGTCACGCTTGAAGATTTTCTGCGCACCCACCGATTGCTAAACGACCAGCCGCGCCAGGTAGAACTTTATATCGCGCTGCTCGACGAAAAACTCGCTGCTCACGCGCTTAAACTGGCGTCGCAGCTGAGGCAACGGGGCAAAACCTGCGAAGTTTCGCTCGGCGCAGCAAAACTAGGCAAGCAGATTCAAGAGGCCGAAAAAAAGCAGATTGCGCGGGTGATAATTTTGGGTGAAGATGAAGTCGCGAGCTCGGTATATTCGGTCAAGACCCTCGCGACGGGCGAACAGCAGAAGCTAACGCTCGAGCAAATCTGA
- the kdpB gene encoding potassium-transporting ATPase subunit KdpB: MQKNKKGIFTGQVIQSALWSALRKFHPAVQMKNPVIFMVTVGALFCTGLLLRDMLQGRSSGFTAQITLWLYFTTFFANFAEAIAEGRGKARADALRQAKTHTMARVLVNGAEQKIPAGELTRGMVVVCEAGDQVPGDGEVISGIASVDESAITGESAPVIRESGGDRSAVTGGTRVISDRIEIRITAEPGHSFLDKMISLIEGAIRAKTPNEIALTILLSILSIVFLLAVVAILPYARFSEAQGGIAGASEATSIPLLIALLVCLIPTTIGGLLSAIGISGMGRLMRANVLATSGRAIEAAGDIDVLLLDKTGTITLGNRMASEFIPATGVDVWRLADAAQLASLADETPEGRSVVVLAKEKFNLRGRELLAQHGNFVPFSAVTRLSGIDIPMTEANPERIIRKGAAEAVRALVLSRGGVYPVEIGRTVEDISRRGGTPLVVAENKQVLGVIHLKDTVKRGLQERFADLRKMGIRTIMITGDNALTAAAIAAEAGVDDFIAQATPEAKLRRIRDEQAKGHLVAMIGDGTNDAPALAQADVGVAMNSGTQVAREAGNMLDLDSNPTKLIEIVEIGKQLLITRGALTTFSIANDVSKYFAILPALFGGLYASTKFIPSGVEGLSTGAATSLWKPETADGLITSTSAAGPLAALNIMGLQSPESAILSAVIFNALIIIALVPLALKGVKYRAEGADRVVLKNLLVYGLGGLITPFLGIKLIDMAITAMHWV, from the coding sequence ATTCAAAAAAATAAAAAGGGCATTTTTACGGGCCAGGTAATCCAATCTGCCCTCTGGTCTGCGTTGAGAAAATTTCATCCTGCCGTGCAGATGAAGAACCCTGTCATCTTTATGGTTACCGTTGGTGCGCTGTTCTGTACGGGCCTTTTGCTGCGCGACATGCTTCAGGGCAGAAGCTCGGGCTTCACCGCACAGATTACCCTTTGGCTTTATTTCACGACATTTTTTGCCAACTTCGCCGAGGCGATCGCCGAAGGGCGCGGTAAGGCGCGTGCCGACGCCCTGAGGCAGGCAAAGACGCACACCATGGCGCGTGTTTTGGTAAACGGCGCAGAACAGAAAATTCCGGCAGGTGAACTCACGCGAGGTATGGTTGTCGTCTGTGAGGCGGGCGACCAGGTTCCAGGCGACGGTGAAGTTATCAGTGGTATCGCTTCAGTCGATGAGAGTGCGATTACCGGCGAGTCAGCTCCCGTCATTCGTGAGTCAGGTGGCGACCGATCGGCTGTAACGGGCGGCACCAGAGTGATCAGCGACCGCATTGAGATACGCATCACTGCCGAACCCGGGCACTCGTTTCTCGACAAAATGATATCGCTCATTGAGGGTGCAATAAGGGCGAAAACTCCCAACGAAATTGCTCTGACGATTCTGCTCTCGATTCTTTCGATCGTCTTTTTGCTTGCGGTCGTGGCGATCTTGCCTTACGCGCGCTTTAGCGAGGCTCAAGGCGGCATTGCGGGTGCCAGCGAGGCAACGTCGATACCCTTGCTGATAGCGCTGCTCGTGTGCCTCATACCAACGACGATTGGAGGTCTGCTTTCGGCGATCGGTATCAGTGGCATGGGCAGGCTCATGCGAGCCAATGTGCTTGCGACATCGGGCAGGGCGATTGAGGCTGCCGGTGACATCGACGTTCTGTTGCTCGACAAGACCGGCACGATCACCCTTGGCAATCGCATGGCGTCAGAGTTCATACCGGCCACGGGAGTCGATGTCTGGCGGTTGGCAGATGCGGCACAGCTTGCATCGCTCGCAGACGAAACCCCCGAGGGACGCTCGGTGGTTGTGCTCGCCAAAGAAAAATTTAACTTACGGGGACGCGAACTGCTCGCGCAGCACGGCAACTTTGTACCTTTTAGCGCCGTGACCCGTCTTAGCGGCATCGACATACCGATGACCGAGGCTAACCCTGAGCGCATAATACGCAAAGGGGCAGCCGAAGCCGTGCGCGCCCTTGTGTTGTCGCGCGGCGGAGTATACCCTGTCGAAATCGGGCGTACTGTCGAAGACATCTCGCGTCGGGGAGGCACTCCGCTGGTTGTTGCTGAAAACAAACAGGTTCTGGGTGTCATTCATCTCAAAGATACAGTTAAACGCGGGCTGCAAGAGCGTTTTGCCGATCTGCGTAAGATGGGCATACGCACCATAATGATCACCGGTGACAATGCGCTGACGGCCGCCGCCATTGCTGCTGAGGCCGGCGTCGACGACTTTATTGCCCAGGCGACACCCGAAGCAAAGCTTAGGCGTATTCGTGATGAGCAGGCAAAAGGCCATCTTGTTGCGATGATCGGTGACGGCACCAACGATGCTCCCGCTCTGGCGCAGGCAGACGTGGGTGTAGCGATGAACAGCGGCACGCAAGTGGCGCGTGAGGCCGGTAACATGCTCGATCTCGATAGTAATCCCACTAAGCTCATCGAAATTGTCGAAATCGGCAAACAGCTTTTGATAACTCGCGGTGCGCTGACGACGTTCAGCATTGCGAATGACGTTTCGAAATACTTCGCAATTTTGCCAGCGCTATTCGGTGGACTCTATGCTTCGACGAAGTTTATCCCGAGCGGAGTCGAGGGGCTCAGCACGGGTGCTGCGACTTCGCTCTGGAAGCCAGAAACCGCAGACGGTCTCATCACCAGTACTTCGGCGGCAGGTCCGCTTGCGGCGCTCAACATCATGGGGCTGCAATCGCCAGAAAGCGCAATCTTGAGCGCAGTTATTTTTAATGCGCTGATCATCATCGCGCTTGTGCCGCTTGCGCTCAAAGGCGTGAAATACCGCGCCGAGGGTGCCGATCGCGTGGTGCTCAAGAACCTTCTGGTTTATGGGCTCGGCGGCCTTATTACTCCGTTTCTCGGCATCAAGCTGATCGATATGGCGATCACGGCGATGCATTGGGTTTGA
- the mdh gene encoding malate dehydrogenase yields MQHKRAKIALIGAGQIGGNLALMAVQKGLGDVVLFDVVEGVPQGKALDLYQSTPVDGYSNTLIGTNSYDDVKDADLVIITAGIPRKPGMSRDDLLNTNAKIMTDVATNLKRVAPNAFVIVISNPLDAMVYLFQKVSGFAKNKVMGMAGVLDAARFRTFISMETGVSVADISAFVLGGHGDTMVPLPRYSYVGGVPLPDYPGLTPQKIEEMVVRTRNGGGEIVALLKTGSAFFAPAASAIAMAESVLRDQRRVFPVAVYCDGEYGYKDLHIGLPVILGKNGVEKIIEIKLTAEEKAALDKSAEAVEGLKADLKRLNFI; encoded by the coding sequence ATGCAACACAAACGAGCAAAAATCGCGCTCATCGGCGCAGGACAAATCGGCGGCAACCTCGCCCTCATGGCGGTACAGAAGGGCCTTGGCGATGTCGTACTTTTCGACGTGGTAGAAGGCGTTCCGCAAGGTAAAGCCCTCGACCTTTACCAGTCAACACCCGTTGACGGTTATTCAAATACCCTGATCGGCACCAACTCTTATGACGATGTCAAAGACGCCGACCTCGTGATCATCACTGCGGGAATTCCCCGTAAGCCTGGCATGAGCCGCGACGACCTCTTGAACACCAACGCGAAGATCATGACCGACGTGGCGACGAACCTCAAGCGCGTTGCGCCTAACGCGTTCGTGATCGTGATTTCTAACCCGCTCGATGCGATGGTTTATTTGTTTCAGAAGGTTTCTGGCTTCGCGAAGAACAAGGTCATGGGTATGGCGGGCGTGCTCGACGCTGCGCGCTTTCGCACTTTTATCTCGATGGAAACCGGCGTGAGCGTGGCTGACATCAGCGCCTTTGTACTCGGTGGCCACGGCGACACCATGGTGCCGCTGCCACGCTACAGCTATGTCGGCGGCGTACCACTGCCTGATTACCCGGGCTTGACTCCCCAAAAAATTGAAGAGATGGTCGTGCGCACCCGTAACGGCGGCGGTGAAATCGTGGCTTTACTTAAGACTGGTTCTGCGTTCTTTGCACCGGCGGCTTCGGCGATTGCTATGGCCGAAAGCGTGCTGCGTGACCAGCGCCGTGTTTTTCCGGTGGCGGTTTACTGCGACGGCGAATACGGTTACAAAGACCTGCACATCGGCCTGCCTGTAATTCTCGGCAAAAACGGCGTTGAAAAAATCATTGAGATCAAACTGACAGCCGAAGAGAAGGCCGCCCTCGATAAGAGCGCCGAAGCGGTCGAAGGCCTAAAAGCCGACCTGAAGCGCCTGAACTTTATCTGA
- a CDS encoding Lsa36 family surface (lipo)protein: MRRVSLGFLLLSAFASAELKAETVCGPVTVSATSGAPFQTEIENEVCSQINSKFQTGNLSSVLGYMARAYAVAAQGRVADYGSNMQVFSFGAATTLAVSNISVPTGYGDLEALGKRLSAQTVPDVGTGFSATATLGISLKTTTLRKRGWFDPKNLNIYASFFLLPSVSYQSYSIDALSGSLYLQYKLLQPRKVPFALVTWGGLDIGLGYTYSTTKFKVESTEKLATINFTSNGKNIVYEPTGSLSLAYTTHVIPLEVSTNVSLLYFLSLVVGAAADFHVLTNAELAANVSGAVKVDGTSTAGDYARFNTTETGKVSGVGFRMFAGPQFNIWKMRLFTLAHMTSDSTYGVTLGARFSW; this comes from the coding sequence ATGCGGCGGGTTTCCCTTGGGTTCTTGTTGCTCTCTGCGTTCGCGTCGGCAGAGCTTAAGGCCGAGACTGTCTGCGGCCCCGTGACCGTCAGCGCGACCTCAGGTGCGCCTTTTCAGACAGAAATCGAAAACGAGGTCTGTTCGCAGATCAATTCAAAATTTCAAACCGGCAACCTCTCTTCGGTGTTAGGGTATATGGCGCGCGCATACGCTGTCGCGGCGCAGGGCCGGGTTGCCGATTATGGCTCGAACATGCAGGTTTTTTCATTCGGTGCCGCGACCACGCTCGCCGTGAGCAACATTTCTGTGCCGACGGGCTATGGTGACCTTGAAGCCCTGGGCAAACGCCTCAGCGCGCAGACGGTGCCCGATGTGGGCACAGGGTTTTCGGCGACGGCGACGCTCGGCATCAGCCTAAAGACAACGACTCTTCGAAAAAGGGGTTGGTTTGATCCGAAGAACCTGAATATCTACGCTTCATTCTTTTTGCTGCCTTCAGTCAGCTACCAGTCTTACAGCATCGACGCGCTTTCGGGCAGTCTCTACCTACAATATAAGTTGCTGCAACCCCGCAAAGTGCCGTTTGCGCTCGTGACCTGGGGTGGCTTGGATATCGGGCTCGGCTACACGTACTCCACAACAAAGTTTAAAGTAGAGAGTACCGAAAAACTCGCGACGATCAACTTCACGAGCAACGGCAAGAACATCGTCTACGAGCCGACGGGCTCGCTGAGTCTCGCGTACACGACGCACGTGATTCCGCTTGAAGTGTCGACGAACGTATCATTGCTCTATTTCTTGTCGCTCGTCGTTGGCGCGGCTGCTGATTTTCACGTGCTGACAAATGCCGAACTTGCCGCGAACGTCTCGGGCGCGGTAAAGGTCGATGGCACATCGACGGCGGGCGACTATGCGCGCTTCAACACAACAGAAACCGGCAAGGTTAGCGGCGTGGGTTTTCGCATGTTTGCCGGGCCGCAGTTCAATATCTGGAAAATGCGGCTTTTCACTCTCGCTCATATGACCAGCGATTCGACCTATGGCGTTACCCTGGGGGCGCGTTTTTCATGGTGA
- the gatA gene encoding Asp-tRNA(Asn)/Glu-tRNA(Gln) amidotransferase subunit GatA codes for MLSDLSRDLVSRKISPVELLNDTLTRIDKHDGTIRAFIEVERDLAQKAAAASAERHAQGKALSPYDGIPIGVKDNIVTAGRVTQCASKILDGYVSPFSATVIEKLQALGFVTMGRLNMDEFAMGSSTENSAFQMTRNPFDTERAPGGSSGGSAAAVAAGFLPVALGSDTGGSIRQPAAFCGLAGLKPTYGTVSRFGLVAFASSLDQIGPLAHTVSDVEIIHNAIKGHDPKDSTSMPDSAYQKWSGSLSDVTLGIDESMLEGLSPEVRASFDKTLAFLKGKVKAVKKVQLVNQKYGIPVYYLTATSEASANLSRFDGIRYGHRAANAKNLNEVYERSRTEGFGPEVKRRILLGTYALSSGYYDAFYGKAQAVRALIQKDYADAFSEVDAILMPCTPSPAFKLGEKTSNPVQMYLSDVLTVGASLAGIPALSVPGPADGDGALSLPIGMQLQGPNFSEDRLFALGRAIEAEFPQKRAVL; via the coding sequence ATGCTGTCTGACCTCTCGCGCGATCTGGTTTCGCGTAAAATATCGCCCGTTGAGCTCTTAAACGATACGCTGACCCGCATCGACAAACATGACGGCACCATTCGCGCGTTCATCGAGGTTGAACGCGATCTGGCGCAAAAGGCTGCGGCCGCGTCGGCAGAGCGCCATGCGCAGGGTAAAGCGCTCTCGCCTTACGACGGTATACCGATCGGCGTGAAAGACAATATAGTGACGGCCGGGCGGGTGACGCAGTGTGCCTCGAAAATTCTCGACGGTTATGTGTCGCCTTTTTCGGCAACTGTGATCGAAAAGCTGCAGGCACTCGGGTTTGTAACAATGGGCCGCCTCAATATGGACGAATTCGCGATGGGCTCGTCGACAGAAAATTCGGCGTTTCAAATGACGCGCAACCCTTTCGATACCGAGCGCGCACCCGGTGGTTCGTCGGGTGGTTCGGCTGCTGCGGTTGCGGCAGGCTTCTTGCCGGTTGCGCTCGGTTCAGATACCGGCGGTTCTATTCGTCAACCTGCGGCGTTCTGCGGTCTTGCGGGCCTTAAGCCCACCTATGGCACTGTCTCCCGTTTTGGTCTGGTTGCTTTCGCATCGAGCCTCGACCAGATCGGCCCGCTCGCGCACACTGTCAGCGATGTGGAGATAATCCACAATGCAATTAAAGGGCACGACCCGAAAGATTCGACCTCGATGCCCGATTCTGCATACCAGAAATGGTCTGGCTCGCTCAGTGACGTGACACTCGGCATCGACGAGAGCATGCTCGAGGGACTATCACCCGAGGTACGTGCATCGTTCGACAAGACGCTGGCATTTCTCAAAGGCAAGGTAAAGGCTGTTAAAAAAGTTCAGCTTGTGAACCAGAAATATGGTATCCCTGTTTATTACCTGACCGCAACGAGCGAAGCTTCGGCGAACCTGTCGCGCTTCGACGGCATTCGTTATGGCCACCGAGCCGCGAACGCAAAGAATCTGAACGAAGTTTATGAGCGTTCGCGCACCGAAGGTTTCGGCCCCGAAGTGAAACGCCGTATTTTGCTCGGCACTTACGCCCTTTCGAGTGGATATTATGATGCTTTCTATGGAAAGGCACAGGCTGTGCGCGCGCTGATTCAGAAAGACTACGCCGACGCATTTTCTGAGGTCGATGCGATTCTGATGCCGTGCACTCCGTCGCCGGCGTTTAAGCTCGGTGAAAAAACTTCAAACCCCGTACAAATGTACCTCTCAGACGTGCTGACCGTTGGCGCGAGTCTCGCTGGCATACCCGCTTTGTCGGTTCCCGGGCCGGCTGATGGTGACGGGGCTCTCAGCCTCCCGATTGGCATGCAGCTGCAGGGGCCGAACTTTTCTGAAGACCGGCTCTTTGCGCTCGGGCGCGCCATCGAGGCTGAGTTTCCGCAGAAACGAGCGGTACTCTAA
- a CDS encoding NAD-dependent epimerase/dehydratase family protein, which translates to MKIFITGGSGYVGRNLIRGLRKKKHSIIALARSEASAAKLRQLGAKPALGDVLDHAALAKAMKGCQVVIHAAADTNHGEGTPEQERINVEGTRTVFAAAREAKVKLGIHISTEAVLADGNPLIRVNESHPIPDRHAGNYSRTKALAEIAALGESKGNLAVCAIRPRFVWGRDDTTALPQLIDAANTGKLKWIDGGHYLTSTTHIANLVAGVEAALAKAKGGEIYFVTDGAPVSFRNFVTELLSTQGVTAPSGSVPRWLVRLALHVTTFISRVTRGRIKPPMSWQEYGTVAHEMTIDDSKARRELGYRPTISVEKGLAELRVK; encoded by the coding sequence ATGAAAATTTTTATTACGGGTGGCAGCGGTTATGTTGGGCGAAACCTGATTCGAGGCCTAAGAAAAAAGAAGCACAGCATTATCGCCCTGGCGCGCAGCGAAGCCTCAGCCGCGAAACTTCGGCAGCTCGGGGCCAAACCTGCGCTGGGTGATGTGCTCGATCATGCGGCCCTTGCCAAAGCGATGAAGGGATGCCAGGTGGTCATTCATGCTGCCGCAGACACCAACCACGGCGAGGGTACACCCGAACAAGAGCGCATCAATGTCGAGGGAACCCGCACCGTCTTTGCTGCTGCCCGTGAGGCAAAAGTCAAATTGGGAATTCACATAAGTACCGAGGCGGTTTTGGCCGATGGCAACCCGCTCATTCGCGTCAATGAATCGCACCCGATACCCGACCGCCATGCGGGCAATTATTCACGCACAAAGGCGCTCGCCGAAATCGCAGCGCTGGGTGAATCAAAGGGTAACCTTGCCGTTTGTGCCATTCGCCCGCGTTTCGTCTGGGGCCGCGATGATACCACCGCATTACCGCAATTGATCGATGCCGCCAACACGGGAAAACTCAAATGGATCGACGGTGGGCACTATCTGACTTCGACGACGCACATCGCGAATCTCGTGGCAGGTGTAGAGGCTGCCCTGGCAAAAGCAAAAGGAGGGGAGATCTACTTTGTCACCGACGGCGCACCCGTCTCGTTTCGCAATTTTGTGACTGAACTGCTCTCAACCCAGGGTGTCACCGCGCCCTCTGGCAGCGTGCCGCGCTGGCTCGTGCGGCTGGCATTGCATGTGACGACATTTATCAGCCGGGTCACCAGGGGGCGTATAAAGCCCCCGATGTCTTGGCAGGAGTATGGTACGGTGGCGCACGAAATGACAATCGATGACAGCAAGGCGAGGCGCGAATTGGGTTATCGGCCAACAATATCTGTAGAGAAAGGCTTGGCAGAGCTTCGCGTCAAATAA
- a CDS encoding outer membrane beta-barrel protein: MTASSTSILHTSKLRSKTNGTRPRCGAVWHLGKRELSVRNNFGQILESTFAPKSARGLCGLPVIRKIWLDAGIFFGHIGVESWLSHNNMNYSRALMADNTPYYSTGARLSYEVTAKLNLQLHLLNGWQVITPTNRDKSLGTQISYEIFKDLKVVHNTFAGNVAPDDATTQYRFYSNLILQYSPFRILQFALSADAGAQKNAANNGYRHWYTGALHARYLITDHMNAASRVEYLLDRDQVLLNTATQNGFQVAGFTTNLNYQPVEYYLLRLEYRNFFSKDSIFQHSDGARAQEHLFTAAMNLKI; the protein is encoded by the coding sequence GTGACCGCGAGTTCAACATCAATCTTGCACACCTCGAAGCTTCGGTCGAAGACAAACGGGACGAGGCCGCGTTGCGGTGCAGTTTGGCACCTCGGTAAACGCGAATTATCAGTTCGAAACAACTTCGGGCAAATACTCGAATCAACTTTCGCACCGAAATCTGCAAGAGGCCTATGTGGGTTACCGGTTATTCGAAAAATCTGGCTTGACGCCGGTATTTTTTTCGGTCACATTGGCGTTGAAAGCTGGCTGTCGCACAACAATATGAACTATAGCCGTGCGCTGATGGCCGACAATACCCCCTATTACTCCACCGGTGCAAGACTGTCTTACGAAGTGACCGCGAAGCTCAATCTGCAGCTTCATCTTCTCAATGGCTGGCAGGTCATTACCCCGACTAATCGGGACAAGAGTCTCGGCACACAAATCAGCTATGAAATTTTTAAAGACCTGAAAGTTGTGCATAACACTTTTGCGGGCAATGTCGCACCCGATGACGCGACCACCCAGTACCGGTTCTACAGTAATCTGATACTGCAATACTCACCATTTCGAATTCTGCAATTCGCGCTCTCAGCAGATGCCGGCGCGCAGAAGAATGCCGCAAATAACGGCTATCGCCACTGGTATACCGGCGCTTTGCACGCACGGTATCTCATTACCGATCATATGAACGCAGCGTCGCGCGTCGAATACTTGCTCGATAGAGACCAGGTTCTGCTCAACACCGCAACACAAAACGGCTTTCAGGTAGCCGGATTCACCACGAACCTGAACTATCAACCTGTGGAGTATTATCTGCTGAGGTTAGAGTACCGAAATTTTTTCAGTAAAGACAGCATCTTCCAGCACAGCGACGGCGCACGGGCACAAGAACACCTCTTCACGGCGGCAATGAATCTGAAAATCTGA
- a CDS encoding LTA synthase family protein → MRLLYAYLIFAAMLVLSHCIFHILFLTTAAPPIAWLVALRFTLATVAPALFLPGLVYILSPSGGRVRKIALWVCGFITYYGLTIVVGDLAYYRQAGKHSTVELLLYYQNFFDVSLMALKDYTYVPLIYLVAGVAFFFGWRVLVRSEKQLPSASGGGRHFRQAAVVAAFAFLSLLFTRGGLQGRPVRPADAFVHLSQAHGDFALNGIYTSFYSMFNRSSFPVISDGESVARARSIIAGDNERFISDALPFLRVQQGSPAIKKNVVFIILESWSAKRLGVFGDKTGATPFFDSLAARGWFFTNAYATGRRSIASLPSAISSIPTLFGSLYITSPFEQNFQRGMGSVFKSAGYSTSFTYAASAGSMGFNAFARLAGFENIVTRESFAADAPHDGVWGVYDHVAFSRVLSDIDAAPKPFVSVMYTLHPHPPFTLPAGNAWYNETIPRAKYYNALRYSDQTLREFFTAAEKKIWFRETVFVLMADHAFDEAQGRDSYHIPLLIYSPGFVTPRRDARVASELDVLPTLVSLLQLPTLHAAMGKSLTAKGERFAFIDIEHAGGFITEKNGALLSVLFDTEGYSGHYNMSQDAAWQNLLQPAPLAAAKLQALKDYLGVMGYAIAKNRIAPANQAETR, encoded by the coding sequence TTGCGTCTGCTCTATGCCTATCTGATCTTTGCCGCAATGCTGGTGCTCTCGCACTGCATTTTTCACATTCTGTTTCTGACGACCGCGGCCCCGCCAATTGCGTGGCTCGTGGCGCTGCGCTTTACTCTGGCCACCGTCGCGCCCGCGCTCTTCTTACCGGGGCTTGTGTACATCTTGTCGCCCAGCGGCGGCCGGGTACGCAAAATCGCGCTTTGGGTTTGCGGATTTATCACGTACTACGGCCTCACGATTGTCGTCGGCGATCTCGCCTATTATCGCCAGGCAGGCAAACACTCGACTGTTGAGCTGTTGCTCTATTACCAGAATTTCTTCGATGTCTCGCTGATGGCGCTGAAAGATTACACGTATGTTCCCCTGATCTACCTCGTTGCGGGCGTCGCATTCTTCTTTGGTTGGCGTGTGCTGGTGCGCAGCGAAAAGCAATTGCCTTCGGCGTCGGGTGGTGGCCGGCATTTCAGGCAGGCGGCCGTGGTGGCTGCTTTTGCTTTTCTTTCCCTGTTATTTACGCGCGGCGGTTTGCAGGGTAGGCCTGTTCGGCCTGCCGATGCGTTCGTGCACCTTTCGCAGGCGCACGGCGATTTTGCGCTAAACGGTATTTACACCTCGTTTTACTCGATGTTTAACCGCAGCAGCTTTCCCGTGATATCTGACGGCGAGAGTGTGGCGCGTGCGCGCAGCATTATCGCCGGTGATAACGAGCGTTTCATCAGCGACGCCCTACCTTTTTTGCGAGTTCAGCAAGGTTCACCTGCCATCAAAAAGAACGTCGTCTTTATTATTCTCGAATCGTGGTCGGCAAAACGGCTCGGGGTTTTTGGTGACAAGACAGGGGCGACACCTTTCTTCGATTCGCTCGCAGCGAGGGGCTGGTTTTTCACGAATGCCTATGCGACGGGTCGACGTTCGATTGCTTCGCTGCCATCGGCAATCAGCAGCATACCGACGCTTTTTGGTTCGCTGTACATAACGTCGCCCTTCGAGCAGAATTTTCAGCGCGGCATGGGCTCGGTATTCAAATCTGCCGGCTATTCGACCTCTTTCACCTATGCAGCCAGCGCCGGTTCAATGGGATTCAATGCGTTCGCCCGGCTTGCCGGTTTTGAAAACATTGTCACACGCGAAAGTTTCGCTGCAGACGCGCCGCACGACGGTGTCTGGGGCGTCTATGACCACGTCGCGTTCAGCCGCGTGCTCAGCGATATCGACGCCGCACCCAAACCATTCGTTTCTGTCATGTACACTCTGCATCCTCACCCGCCTTTTACTCTGCCTGCGGGCAATGCCTGGTATAACGAGACCATACCGCGCGCGAAATATTACAATGCGCTGCGTTACAGTGACCAGACGTTGCGGGAATTTTTCACCGCTGCCGAGAAAAAAATATGGTTTCGTGAAACCGTCTTTGTGCTTATGGCCGACCATGCGTTCGACGAAGCGCAGGGGCGCGATTCGTACCATATACCGTTGCTGATCTATTCACCCGGCTTCGTGACCCCGCGGCGTGACGCGCGTGTCGCGTCTGAACTCGACGTGCTACCGACGCTCGTGTCGCTTTTACAGTTACCAACCCTGCACGCCGCGATGGGTAAATCGCTGACAGCTAAAGGTGAACGTTTTGCCTTTATTGACATTGAACACGCGGGGGGATTCATCACCGAAAAAAACGGTGCGCTGCTGAGCGTTTTATTCGACACTGAGGGTTATAGCGGTCACTACAACATGAGCCAAGACGCGGCGTGGCAAAACCTGCTGCAGCCTGCACCGCTCGCCGCGGCAAAGCTGCAGGCTCTTAAAGACTACCTCGGCGTCATGGGCTATGCCATCGCAAAAAACCGCATAGCCCCTGCTAACCAGGCGGAAACTCGCTGA